The following nucleotide sequence is from Psychroserpens sp. Hel_I_66.
ATGCCTTAACAATTGTGTTCCATTGAGGCTTATGAGGGTTTGAATATCTGTCTTCTAATTCGCTTGTTAAATGAAGCGTTAGATAATCAAACACATCGGCTACACTAAAAAAGGTGTGGTTGTCCTTATCTATTTTATCAAAGAAAACTTGACTGTTTGCCAAGAAAGAGAATAGAGACCTTTCGTTCTGGCCATACTTTTGCAAAGTCTGAGCTAAGATATTTGCCGATAAAATATCGAATGGATAAAGCTTATTGGCTAAATCGTAGTTCAGCGTTTCTGAATTACTTACGAGCTTGCTCTCGTTTATTTTATTGAATAAATCCTCGAACCCAATGTCTTTTGGCCTTTCAATTTCAAGGTCTTCTATTCTGGCTGATGCCAAATAAAGTAACTGTTCAATAGGTTCATCGAACGAGATATCAATTAGTCTTCCTTTTACCTTATCCCATTCATTCTTTTGGTTTTGAGATAAATTATTGGCATAGGAACCAAAATTTTGATGCAGCGTTGTAATTAAAATGATATTTCTATTGGAATCATTTGCCAACTCAGCTAACTGTTGTATAAAGTACAATTCGCTATCCGGATTATGCTTGGCTGCATATTCAAGAAATTTACCAAACTCATCAATCAACACAACTAGTATTTCATCTTTCTTTCTAAGCGATGTAGCTCTTTTGCTTATAGTATCGATAAGATCCGAATTGGATGTGTTTTCCTTAAGCTTAAAAGATTTTTTTAATACGTCTGTTAAAGGCGAAGCTTCACCAATAATTTTTAAAAACGAAAAATTTTCAAATCCTTTAAATTGCCCATTAAGATTAGCAAAGTAGGGCTTCTTGTCGTTAAGATTTTTTTCTAAAGCCCAAAGGAAGCTAGACTTTCCTGTACCATATGAGCCAATTATATTAAATGAGTGATGTCCTTGCTGAAACCCAGTCACTATTCTTTCAAAAACATTTTTTGCATTGGGTGTAACAACGTAATTAATGTCATTTACGACATCACGTTCAATGTTTGTGGATGTTGTAAATTTATGCATCGTAATATTGCTCTAATATGTCCCACTTATTAGGGATATTTTTAATTTGTAATTCTTTTCTTCCCGCATCCTTTTTATAAACAACGTCCTTAAAAGTTTCTGAGATTTCCTGTATCTTGAGTTCCGTGCCTTCAGAAGAACAAGCGAATACATCGCCAATTTTGTTATGTATTTCATCAAAGCTTATAGACGTATGTTTTGGGAATTTATCTAAGATTAAGAAGTAAAATATTTCTTTGGCTATCTCTGGTCTTTCGCTCACTTTTAATTGAAAAACAGAACCTTCCTCGGTATCGGTAACTTTAGTGATTAAATTAAGGTCAATAAAAATGGATGATAAATCATCTTCCATATCCTTTATGTTCTTATCAGCTAAATAATATGTTTTTATAAATACCTTAATGTCGTTTTTTAAAGAGTTTTCAGCTATCGAAGTTTGATGGTTACTCGCTGCCCTAAGTAAATAACGAAGTAATTGTTGAGTGGTAAATTGTGAATTAACCCTACTTTTTCTGAATTCTTTGAAAACTAAAGGAAAAATAGATGCTAAATTGGTATCTAACAATTTATAATGCAACAACCATAAGGTTCCTTCATACTCTAAAAGTGGGTCATATCCTGTATTACTATCAAAGATTTTATTGGCAAAAACAGTTGTTTGGCCTTCCTGATTTTTTATACCGAAAGCCTTCAGCCAGAAATTTATGGACATTACCATATTTTTCCCAACACCTAAAGCTGTTACGGCATCCGGATTT
It contains:
- a CDS encoding DUF4007 family protein, with the protein product MNKLTFTGHETFHCRHFWLKKGYDYLSTGQSFKNPDAVTALGVGKNMVMSINFWLKAFGIKNQEGQTTVFANKIFDSNTGYDPLLEYEGTLWLLHYKLLDTNLASIFPLVFKEFRKSRVNSQFTTQQLLRYLLRAASNHQTSIAENSLKNDIKVFIKTYYLADKNIKDMEDDLSSIFIDLNLITKVTDTEEGSVFQLKVSERPEIAKEIFYFLILDKFPKHTSISFDEIHNKIGDVFACSSEGTELKIQEISETFKDVVYKKDAGRKELQIKNIPNKWDILEQYYDA